The DNA sequence CTACAAATAAACTGAAGTGAAACAGGCAGACAGACATGGGGGAGAAACCGACAAGTTATAGACAAAGCAACAGATTTTCATATACCACCTAGGCCTTCTCATTTCAGTTAAATGCATAAGCTAACAGATTTAGGTATCTGCTGGTTTAGTACACTAACTTCCTTGGATTTGCTCAAATCTATCCATCAACAGGTATATAGTCCTAGGGAAAAGTGTCACTTAAAAATCAACAGTGGACACTaattaaagcaattttaaaagtaaaaggttGTCTACTACtataaatgaatataaagtgTAATAGATCTTACAAACTAAGAACTGAAGCCTTGTCCAAAGCTTAATTACTCCTGTCCTTTAGCTGCTTTTTCAAGGAAGTATACATTAACCAAATGGCGATTAAGGTGTTTGCTataatctttttcctttctaaaagaaCGATCACAGAAGATACAAACGAAATCTCCATCAGCCACTTTGACTGCCAAGGCTTCCTTAGCGTTTCTTCTACTAGCTTCTTGTGGAACTGGCCGAGCCCCATTCAATCCAGAATCATCACTACCCTCTGACATGTTGTCACTTAGATCACTTCCATCGTGACTGTGGATGCCTTCATCTTCATCCATTTCCTGAGACTTATTTATTGCCGTGGTGACAGGAGGTGATGCCACAGCAGTTTTGGACACTACTTCATGTTTTTCTGTTGGTAGAGGAAGCAGTGGTGAAATTAGTTCTTCAACTGCTGAGTTTCTGCCAGGGAGATTCTCTGTTTTATTCTCATCAGTGTCCATTTCCATTTCAGAAAGCACAGTGTCAGCCTGCCATCTGCCATCTAAAGTTCCACCCTCTGGCATATTCAGGTTTTGTTCCGAGGATGAAATACTGGCAGATTCCTTGATAACAGCAGCAAGTCCTGCTGGACTCTTATCTGCCTCTTCTGCTTCTACTTTTTGAAGAGgagtttctttatttcctttgccttcgCTGAGTAATTTTTGGTCTTTTGTCTCCTcttcttttaggttttcctttGGCagcagtggtgatggtggtgagagATCCAGTGCATCAGCATTTTCTTTCAGAGGCTGGCTATCCTTAACAGGCACTAAGCCAACTTCAATAAGGACTTGCTCCTTCCGTAccatttcactcagcatgttggccttttcctttttattatctttttgagGAGACTTTTTGGGAATCGGTTCCTTGTGAAGGGGAGCCTCCATTTCAACAGGCCCCTTCTGAACAACCTCTAGCTGAGCAGGCCCCATGGGAGACGGCGGCTCCATGTGGGGAGACTCTGGCTGGGGAGGCCCCGGCTGGGCAGACTCTATAGGAGAAGGTGGCTCAGTCTGAGCAGGTTCCATCTGCAGAGGCTCTACCTGAGTACCCCTCTGAGCAGTCTCCTTCTGAACAGGCTTGCtgctttttttacttaatttatttttcagagttttcTTCTTTGCAGTTTTTTTCAGGcatgtattttgctttttattctcaAGTTTGCCATCAGCCTTTGGCACTTCTTGATTATTTCTGGATttgctttctgccttctttttcttttttgtcacaGGTCCCTCATCAGTAATAGGATCTTGTAAGGAATGGACTTCAGCTTCCaccttccttttgcttttcttggTTTTACAAGTTTTTTCTGAATTATTCCCTGTCTGCATATCCATTTCTTTAGTTTCCACTGCAGATTTGCGAGTTCTGGTAGTAATCTGGATTGAGGCATTACTGCAaggctttttctcttttgaaacatTGTCTTTTTTCTCCACTTTCACAgccctctcatttttctttccagcCACATCCCCctttatttttgtctgttctgcttctgttttttcaTTGGTCATATTGTTATCAGGCAAGTCAGCCTCtctctttttggttttctttagttTCACTTTTGAGACATCCATTGTTTTATTAGGACAAGTAGGATGCTTAGATTTGAAATGATACTGCAGATTACACTTCTTAGAAGCCGCATAGTCACATACAGGGCAATTGAACTGCCGTGGATTAACATGTAACTCTACATGTTTTTTGAAGTTACTTCTGTCTGCTGTTTTGTAGTCACAGTGTGGGCAAGTAAGAGGTTTAGGCCCATTGTGAACCTGTCTTGCATGGCGGGTAACTTCATGTTGATTAGAGGCCACATAACTGCACTGATCACATTTAAATGGCTTCTCACCTGAAGGTAAACAAGATACGTTAGAGAAGACACAGATTAAGAAATGAatttaagattttattaaaatgtatttataaagattgaatatatgtaaaagaaaaccacaaaagcTATGTATTGAAAAGACTGTATCATGCATCTTACATTTaccatatttatttgtttatctttccTCTATCCCTTGACATTGATTCCCACACCAAATGGAGGAATAATTATCTCAGTTAACCACCATCTTCTAAAAAGTTCATCAAGAAAGGGCTCTCAAGCACTATTAAAGAAAATAGATCCATGAAGCAGTACATTATCATTTTGGGCTCTAGATGTTAATTTTGGAGCAAGGCACTCAAAGAGAGAAGATAAATAATGCTTTGTTTAGTTAAAACAAACATATAATGGAGTAAATATAAAATTCCCATACATTTTTAAGATAAGTCTTGAGACTTCAAAAGAAATTATCTTACACTCCAGGCTAACACTCACTCCCAGGCCTTCtatgcaaaaattttaaaacagtgctTTGATCTCAGGAagcaaaatacttttttctctagATTTTTTTGTCCATAGTGGTAAGAGTTGAGTCAAGTTTCAAACTCAGCAAACTTTTCCAATACCTGAGCTGTTATTTTAAAGCAGTAATATAGCCAAGTCATAAAACTTGATTTTTCCCTATCTTCTTctaaaaagtgggcaaagaaaATAGGTAAATGATAAGGGGCATACAAATAGATATGGTAtgtaaaataagtaaacaaatcatAATCACAAGTACATACAAAACCAGAaccaccccagcccccaaattAAAGGTGTTAAGATTATCACATTCTACCTGAATACATACCCATCTAGACACACTCTAGCAAATATTACCAAATGGTATCCATACCCCACTGGTCCAATGGAATGCATagtagaaaaatggaaattgacATTTATGAAAATTCATCTCTCAAACATTCACAAATTCTTATCAAATCTAATTTTTTCATAAAGCAAAAATACTCAGACATTAAAACCATGTAGATGGAAGTATTACATGATTAGAAAATGTCTGATTAAATacttaataacaaaaacaaaaacttatgCTGGGATGTCAGATAGGATATGCAGTTAATTGGACAACTCTTTTCCATATTAGTCCACAAACATTCTATAAACAGAGGTTTCTACAACATGCTGCATTAATATAGACTTGGCCCTACCTTGTCCTCTCCAATTAATGTCTTCGAAAGAGATAATCATGGGCTTAACATATATATAGACACAGAATGGGGAAAGATAGGTGGCATAAGGTTAAGAACTTGTTCTAGGGTAAAAACATCTGGGGGCCCTGCAACTACTGTGAGATCTTGAGCAAGGTACTAAAATCTAagactcaatttcctcacctgtaaaatactTTTGAGTGTTGTGAGCTATAAATAATCTAAtccatataaagcacttagcatgaGGCAAATAGTCAAGCAGTCACTAAGCATTACCTGTAAATCATCACTTTtagaacaaatttaatttttggtATGGGCAAACTAAAGGGAAGattttttcatgtgttcattctgcctttccatataaacctTATCACTGAGTAAATATAATAGCTGacagttttcataaaaatatttgtgcTAAGAATTGTAATGAAAATATCATTATATTATAACCCCTAATGAATGAGGGTACTTACATAGCAATCATCACTGTGTAAGCCACCACCTATGAAATGGCCAGAAAATAGCACTCACAGGAATCTGTTTAAAATCTGATGGCCTAATTCACTTGTACCATGCACCCCGCccaatttttgttttactgatattAAATCTTGTTTGTAATAGAAGATTTAGTCATCAAATTTTTAGTTTACTAGTACCCAGctgaatataaatttatatgcCCTGTACCAACAGTTAATGTAATTCCCTTTTCTAAGTCTAATAATATTTATcctatatttttcatctttaaaatgtgtcagatgtctatttttattcttcctcaatTAACTAAGACAACTTCAATAACTAAGTAAGACAACTTCAAAAGGGCAAAGATTTTTACAagctttacatatttttatcaagaatccagaaagaacagcaaaagaaattttaaattaaagagtAATAGGGGCATACTTTAATACTACACAtgggatgaatctcaaaaacattttatagaaaaatgatACAATGTTCTTTTTGATGGGAGTCAAGAGTGTCAAGTCATGGGAAGACTATGGAGTGCTGATTGAAAAAGGTCATGTAAGGAACAAATTTTTTTCTCAGGGTGGCAGAAATGTTTCATGTCTTCATCTGGGCTGGTCAAACGAGAAAATGCAAACTCACTGAGCTGTATACTTAAGGTATGTGAGTTAAACCTCAACaatcaatgtttaaaaaattatccatGAAGACTAAGCCATAACATCTTTCAAATAAGCCCAGCTATTAAAGTAATTCCTCCATAATAATTATCAAACACTTCGTAAAAGGAAAATTTGCtgtgaaataaaatacttttctacCTTTAAAGAGTCATAAATGAAGGTGGATCTTGCCAAGCTGTCAATTCCTTTTAACAAGCATCCATTATGCTCACAGTGGGGATGTATTCAAAATAGACTCCTACACTAGGAGGATGGGGAACTAGCAGTGTGATGTATACAAAAATATAACAACAAATTCAAACTGGATGTAATGGTATTATGTCCACTGAGATTAGGAAAGGGAGAGCTGTGGATATTGAGTGTCTCTAAGACTACTTTAATACTTTAATAGATGGAAACACCAACAAAATGGGGAACAACAGATTAGTAGTTTAGTGTGTATTTTTCACCAAACATTTTGATCCCTGTCTAAATTTGGCCTGAGAAGACTTAGCCTATGGATAAAGTGCTCTAAATAAATAACCTACATGGTTTTGTTTCATAAACCAATCTGtcagtttataaaaaatataactcAACAGAGTCTATTTCTtccagaaataagaaaaggagCACACTTCTCTTCCCTAAAATACATTCACATGAACAAGAAACCAAAATGCCCAAGGATATCTATAAAGATCAAGCTTCAGGCCACAGAGAAGGCACCCAAGATACTCACTCCATGCAAACCAGTCAGAAAGACTATCTGTCCAATTTGACCTAACTTTGCCTCACTTTATCTGCAAGAGTTATCATAACAACTTCTAGTTAAGTGTATTGAAACATAAGGTCTGCTGAAAATAACTGACAAACTCAGACACAAAACAGACTGACCATGTTTGTTTCCTGTTTGTGACTCACAAACTGCTGGCATCCAATACAAGATAATGAATGACTCTGCTCTCTCCATACATTATGGTTCCAATTTCATTATGCTGTAGATTCTTGAGCTATTTTTCTAAGCCATAATATTCTTTTAACACTGTTGACAACTGAaaatgggagggtgggggagtCTCAGGCCAAATTATAGCTCTTCTAATTTGATAATCTTAGATAAAGCATTTATCCTTTCTATTCCTGACTCCTAATCTATAAACTGGGACTAAGTATTTTAGAATATTCAGATAACAAATCTGGTTTTCAGCATGCATACAATAGTGCTCATTAAGACTTAAAATACTTGCTCTACTGTAACAGCCAACAACTGAAAATCACCTTTAAAATATAgcaaagaaaactcaaaaaagaGCAAACAAAACCACTCAATTATTGACTAGTATAAAACATCATATTCATATAGTGATAGAAGtattatggattcaatgaaaaAGATGCAAATGTGTCATCATTCTAATCCACTGACTCGAAAATACTAGTAACAGGTCACCCAGATATGATGACAAATGAAACATATTAAGTAAAATTCAAGCATCTAGATTTAATTTCCAGTATACAAGTAATACAATGcacagggagaaaggaaaactaaatgaaaccaggagaaaggaagacaaatcCAGAAGAGGGAATATTCTACAGGGAAAATGGACATATTATTGTCAATGCCTTCGTTTCCCCCACTTGTAAAAAATGGGGACAATTAACAATTTATACATGATAGATTAGTTATGAAGTCTAAAATGAGTTAACTAAAGCTCTTAAATGGTTTACTTAAGGgctagaaataaaatgcaagcaacatacataattttaaattttctagtagtcatattacaatgataaaaatgaagtaaaattaattCTACTACTTATTTAGTTGTAGTCATGTCATCATGTAATCAGTATTGAAAAATtgattattttacattctttccttCATACTGTTTGAGTTCTGGTATGTATTTTACACACCTCAATTCAAACTAGCCACATTTTACAAGCTCAATAACCACCCATGGCCAGTGGCTACCAAATCAGACAGCACAAATTTACAGTAATTAATGGTTAACATATTTGCACAGACTTTTGTAAACATCAAGATTTTCAGCACAGTTCCCCATAGagatatatattttctaaatctgGCAGGAGAGTATTCTGATCAGACATGGCAATTCACCAAGAGTCAACATGACCCAAATGAAATAATCATCTATTCAACACCATCTACGCTagtatttacttttttaactttgCTTCTACAAACTGGGGGCCAATTCTGGTTAGTGATCATGATTATATAGtcttccattttataaattatagatGAATAAATTAGGTCTTGGAAGTTAGGCTTTTGTAACCAGTCCCCAAAAGCCCTATCAACTCTCAAAAGGGAACGAACTCAAACGGCGGGCTCTGAGAAGGAGTTCCTGAAACCTGGCAACCACACACTACGAAACCTGGTGTTATGAATACTGtttgtggggggcatggggaggagtGTTTTAGAAGGCAGGAATTGTTCAAAAAGGATGAAGCAGCCTTGGTCTAGGATAGCAATTCAGTGTTTATTAGTCACGGACTTGTTGAGGATCTGATGAAAATTAATGACCTTCCTCCTAGGAAAAGCACAAGCACACATTCAGCTTCAGGAGTTCCACCAATGGACTCCTTATTAAGAATCTCCTTTTAAATATAGCTCCACACTAAAAGAACACTGACTTTtaattctaatttctaatttctatgaaaaataaatcttaaatagTGACCCAGTTTCAGGTCTAGAACTTCCTTATAACTGTAGTTTactaaaaatgatagaaaagttCCCATTTCTTACCAACCTGAATGAGTACGCATATGTCTAGTTAGATGAGTCTTCTGAGAACTTGAGTAAGGACAAAGCTCACACTTATATGGGCGTTCTCCTGCAAAATATGATTAGTATTTAAATATGAccaaaaaatgcaaatacaattCTAACAGTATATGTAATATTCAGTACTAAGCATTTTTTaacaaggcttttttttttcctcttcttgaaaAAGGATTTTTTATCATGTAGGAGAAATGTTAATAATTTAACTCAGAATTCACATAACTACATTTCAGCTTTGCTGACAAATGTAACTGGCTTTCTGAATTCTCACAATTCTTTCAACTTTCACAGTAATACTACCCATTACTACATTAAACATTAATAACTGAAAATTAGCATTGTATGAAGGcacattcttttatttaattagaattatccttaaaaaaaaaaaaagaaatctacccCAATTTTCTGAAGCTATGGCTTGGGTAATTTTTTTGATTCCTATAAAGGACAAATCTACCATTAGAAAACGTTAGCTTAAAGCAATAAGACTTTGAGTGGAGACACTGTAGTTCTAGGCTAAAAATTTCAGGTAATGACAGAAACTTACATGAAATAGTCAAGTCAGTCTTAAAACAAATCATACTCCTAAAGCCATAGGAACTGAAAGCAACTGAAGATGAGAAGCCAGGGACATAGTACTAAAATACTTAATACTGAAAGGCAGGAAATGTGTTTTTTTGGGAAATGGGTTGTCAACCACAGAacagacataaaagaaaaaaggcttgACAACTGGTTTTCATCTAGTCTTTGGCCACAAAATAATAGTTGCAATGTTCGgcaagtttcctcatctataaaagtaACAGTACCTTGACTTCCCAGAATTGTTGAGAATTTAAATTAAGATAATACATGCAGAGCATTTAAcattgtgcctggcacatagtaaagcCCTCAACAAGTATCAGTTATTATTCTGTAAATACAACAGATTAGAGTAACAAATATGTCTACTAGAATGCAATGAAGACAAAAAGTgaacatgaaaaaaggaaaatgtggtgATGAGTGGGAAATGTGTTCCTATTAACTGTTCAGCTGTTACTATCTGGTAGCTATAGATCAGCTGGCTGTAAATAGCTCACTGCAACAGAATGCCTACTTTGACCCAGAAGAATCTTAAGATAGCTTAAAAAACACTGAATGTGTTTCTGTAAAGAACATGAAAGAATGGccaaaaagaatatgaaaagatgcacaaTTTTATTAgccatgagggaaatgcaaatcaaaactaccagGAGATGAAGACGTCACACCCAcaaggatggctataatcaagaTGACAGATATTAACAAATATtggttaggatgtggagaaattggaactctcatatactgctggtggaactgtaaaatagtgcagccactttAACAGTTTGACAGTGCCTAAATGACTAAAGAGTTACCATGCAGCCTAGCAATTTTACTCCCAAGCAtatatatacccaagaaaaatgaaaacattatatCCTCacaaacttgtacatgaatgttcatagcattattaGTAACAGCCAGAGAGTGGAAACTTTGGCTATATTCAAATATCCATTAACTGATGAGTGGGTAAACAAAATATTATGTATCTATACAAGagtattatttggcaataaaaggaaaacaagtacTGTAcgtacaatgtggatgaacctcgaagacattatgctaagtgaaaagttAGTCACAAAAGGACCaattattgtatgattccacattATGTAGTGTCCACCACAGACCAATCCATAGTGAATTGTATGGTGTATAAATTGTATCTCAAGATGGTACAAAATAaagttaatgaaagaaaaaataccatTGTAGATTAACAGGAGGGAGCAATTAAGGATaacttacttttaaattctttttaacaGAATGGATTGCTTCCAGCTGTACAATTTTACAAACTAGAGGAATAAATACTTTAGAAAATGTAGGGATTTTTCCATCACACTTGCAAAATGTCACCTTCTGAAGTATCATTTATGAACTGGCTTAGTATCAAAaccatgaaattaaaatttttttgactgAAGATTCATATAAAAAATCCTCTGCCCCTCACCAAGTAAATACCTTATTATAAAGAGATATTTGGAATTCTGAATCTTAGTTGTATGTGACTTTGAACACATGACTTCAGGCTTTCCTTTCAGTAAAGATGGGCTATTATCACCCACCCTGTGTTCAATGGATTGTTCTGAAAATTAGCATAAATGGAAGCACCTAATATTGGGTATTCcataaaagaacagaagaaaccCATTAAGTGAATCTGAAAACTAGGCTTCCAAAATGAGAAGTGATTACAGCCTACTACCTTTTATCTCTACTCTTCAGCACTAGATGAAATTTATTCTTACATAAATACAATTTTCAGGAACAAGCACTTAACACCAGACACCCTCAATTTACATAATCAAAATATTATTCTGCAAGTTATACACCActaaactgttttaaaatgccTAAAAAAACCCACATACAAATAAGGTAATAAGGCTGGGGGGAGAATCTTTCAAAAAGTATTAACACCAAATAAGTTTAACactaaaatgtgaaatgaaatatgcataaccaattgtggataaaatgagtttctatggccaggattctcaccaggccatggttgactagctcactgcacacctgtgggcaatacatggctgtgaagagaggcccagaggatggctgtgcggacagaggggtccagaggcagaCACCGGCCTGCttcatgcagactcgctctgagtgaacaggattttagtgactgacctgccactgtgagaataaagttgggtataaccctttcaccccaagaacgttttgctgtcattttctttggtcacactgaatccatagcaaacttgcctgggcctgaaacccattggcaagacaccaatgTTAGCTATATAAGTCATTATCTTATTGTGGAAGTATCAACCTTAAATTAATGTGGAAAAAAAGTTAAGTAATGGGTggtaaagtatataaaatatagccATTAAAATTACTCAATAAAAAAACCAATatataacaaaacagaaattcgcaatggcaaaaagtagagtccctaattttaaaaaaaaaccttcacaTAGAAAGACATAAAAAACTGGGAATATAcaccaaaaactgaaaactttctctggttctctgttttcctttttttattgttctAAAAATGCTCTTAAATCAACAAATTTAGATTTATTGTtgcaaaaaacatttttatctttttgggaAAATTTTTGATTTGTTCAGTGACtcaattttcaaaatacaacaaattcaaaatataactgacaaaaaatcaaaatgtagTTAAGACAAAGGCACTGGGATGGTGGTAATAGTCTATTGACATGCATGATGGTTATTATGTATTCGTAAAAATtcatcaattatatctcaaagcaAAATTAATCAGATGTACTCATAAAAGTCATGTACTTGACCATACATCATTATGTACTTACTAGAAAGCTCTATAGATTATAAAGCCAATTCTAAACTAGGCCCCAAGGTTTTCAAAAAAATTGTATGAAGTACTTATGGCTGAAATGTACTTAGGATTTAAGATACTGTAGGTGAGGTGAGTTTACTCTAACAGTTTAATCCAAACTATTAAGTGATTAATGGGATAGGATTCCCAAGTAACTTTCATTTCCTATGCCATGTAATTTTGTAATGTTTGAACTTCTCTACTTTTGAAGTAAAATGGTTTCAAAGCATGGAGACAATCACAGGTTACAACAAATTCCGAAA is a window from the Manis javanica isolate MJ-LG chromosome 5, MJ_LKY, whole genome shotgun sequence genome containing:
- the REST gene encoding RE1-silencing transcription factor isoform X2 — its product is MATQVMGQSSGGGGLFTSGGNIGMALPNDMYDLHDLSKAELAAPQLIMLANVALTGEVNGSCCDYLVGEERQMAELMPVGDNNFSDSDGEGLDESPEIKGEPSGLENMELESLELSVVEPQPVFEVSAAPETYDSNKDLPLETPGTEDKCKNLKTKPFRCKPCQYEAESEEQFVHHIRVHSAKKFFVEESAEKQAKARESGSSTVEEGDFSKGPIRCDRCGYNTNRYDHYTAHLKHHTRAGDNERVYKCIICTYTTVSEYHWRKHLRNHFPRKVYTCGKCNYFSDRKNNYVQHVRTHTGERPYKCELCPYSSSQKTHLTRHMRTHSGEKPFKCDQCSYVASNQHEVTRHARQVHNGPKPLTCPHCDYKTADRSNFKKHVELHVNPRQFNCPVCDYAASKKCNLQYHFKSKHPTCPNKTMDVSKVKLKKTKKREADLPDNNMTNEKTEAEQTKIKGDVAGKKNERAVKVEKKDNVSKEKKPCSNASIQITTRTRKSAVETKEMDMQTGNNSEKTCKTKKSKRKVEAEVHSLQDPITDEGPVTKKKKKAESKSRNNQEVPKADGKLENKKQNTCLKKTAKKKTLKNKLSKKSSKPVQKETAQRGTQVEPLQMEPAQTEPPSPIESAQPGPPQPESPHMEPPSPMGPAQLEVVQKGPVEMEAPLHKEPIPKKSPQKDNKKEKANMLSEMVRKEQVLIEVGLVPVKDSQPLKENADALDLSPPSPLLPKENLKEEETKDQKLLSEGKGNKETPLQKVEAEEADKSPAGLAAVIKESASISSSEQNLNMPEGGTLDGRWQADTVLSEMEMDTDENKTENLPGRNSAVEELISPLLPLPTEKHEVVSKTAVASPPVTTAINKSQEMDEDEGIHSHDGSDLSDNMSEGSDDSGLNGARPVPQEASRRNAKEALAVKVADGDFVCIFCDRSFRKEKDYSKHLNRHLVNVYFLEKAAKGQE
- the REST gene encoding RE1-silencing transcription factor isoform X1, encoding MVFPTNVEIPSGMNTVMATQVMGQSSGGGGLFTSGGNIGMALPNDMYDLHDLSKAELAAPQLIMLANVALTGEVNGSCCDYLVGEERQMAELMPVGDNNFSDSDGEGLDESPEIKGEPSGLENMELESLELSVVEPQPVFEVSAAPETYDSNKDLPLETPGTEDKCKNLKTKPFRCKPCQYEAESEEQFVHHIRVHSAKKFFVEESAEKQAKARESGSSTVEEGDFSKGPIRCDRCGYNTNRYDHYTAHLKHHTRAGDNERVYKCIICTYTTVSEYHWRKHLRNHFPRKVYTCGKCNYFSDRKNNYVQHVRTHTGERPYKCELCPYSSSQKTHLTRHMRTHSGEKPFKCDQCSYVASNQHEVTRHARQVHNGPKPLTCPHCDYKTADRSNFKKHVELHVNPRQFNCPVCDYAASKKCNLQYHFKSKHPTCPNKTMDVSKVKLKKTKKREADLPDNNMTNEKTEAEQTKIKGDVAGKKNERAVKVEKKDNVSKEKKPCSNASIQITTRTRKSAVETKEMDMQTGNNSEKTCKTKKSKRKVEAEVHSLQDPITDEGPVTKKKKKAESKSRNNQEVPKADGKLENKKQNTCLKKTAKKKTLKNKLSKKSSKPVQKETAQRGTQVEPLQMEPAQTEPPSPIESAQPGPPQPESPHMEPPSPMGPAQLEVVQKGPVEMEAPLHKEPIPKKSPQKDNKKEKANMLSEMVRKEQVLIEVGLVPVKDSQPLKENADALDLSPPSPLLPKENLKEEETKDQKLLSEGKGNKETPLQKVEAEEADKSPAGLAAVIKESASISSSEQNLNMPEGGTLDGRWQADTVLSEMEMDTDENKTENLPGRNSAVEELISPLLPLPTEKHEVVSKTAVASPPVTTAINKSQEMDEDEGIHSHDGSDLSDNMSEGSDDSGLNGARPVPQEASRRNAKEALAVKVADGDFVCIFCDRSFRKEKDYSKHLNRHLVNVYFLEKAAKGQE